The Montipora capricornis isolate CH-2021 chromosome 6, ASM3666992v2, whole genome shotgun sequence genome has a window encoding:
- the LOC138051047 gene encoding uncharacterized protein — protein MLNSRTAVLWIKYMEMVDTLKLFIKAERTGNWMLHLKALHEMLPYFAAAGHTLYTKSAYIYCQQMQDLPNTHPQVNRSFLNGLHVVRRSDRFWAGLSTDLIIEQVLMRSVKTTGGLTRGRGMSETQRLVWLMSMPACADINNSMQNLTGTNFLTSEQHKDTTKARQERDQQDANTIIRYLSKRSPFDSESSLRNIATGVVADDRVNCDKSQAEGKKILDSLTGKNAHEYTFRKKDQVVTLACKTAVRLNDGDVQVDPQLMFQRLSIVATTGEFESPQQFFEYEMCNFPASLFDASLLPLKANKPVLADAIWSMTKESQTANDPGGSAYFVIDGGALLHRVVWPRGVTYNAICLLYIQYVRRRYPRATIVFDGYDNGPTTKDCTHQRRGHGCGPAVLFDPDMLVTLKKDEFLSNQVNKQKFINLLSENLEHAGYSTRHAKGDADVMIVDTAITKARDQTTVLIGEDTDLLVLLLYHAEMDAKELFFRPEPRQRDMTVRKLWDIKKTKTVLGRNVTSSILFVHALLGCDTTSRVHGIGKGIALKKAKINAQFRQLAGVFNRSDSSREDVIEAGEKALLSVFNAASTESLNSLRYIKYCQKVATGNVCLQPENLPPTSSAASFHSLRVYLQVQEWKQNQLRPQDWGWRLSDGRLLPILTDRPPAHQSLLEMIRCNCRTDCKTQRCSCKKHGLECSSACGVCKGESCLNSSAPDLNLGLDDAEAQ, from the coding sequence ATGTTGAATAGTCGAACTGCAGTGCTATGGATCAAGTACATGGAAATGGTGGACACACTAAAGTTGTTCATAAAAGCAGAGAGAACGGGCAATTGGATGTTGCACCTGAAGGCACTTCATGAAATGTTACCGTATTTTGCGGCTGCAGGACATACTCTCTACACAAAGTCCGCATACATCTACTGCCAACAAATGCAAGACCTCCCAAATACGCACCCTCAAGTGAATAGAAGTTTCCTGAATGGTCTCCATGTTGTGCGGCGCAGTGATCGGTTTTGGGCTGGCTTGTCCACTGATTTGATTATAGAGCAGGTGCTAATGCGTAGCGTGAAAACTACAGGCGGACTAACCAGGGGACGGGGAATGTCTGAGACCCAGCGTTTAGTATGGCTCATGTCTATGCCAGCGTGCGCTGACATAAACAATTCAATGCAGAACTTGACGGGTACCAATTTTCTCACGAGCGAGCAACATAAAGACACCACCAAGGCAAGACAAGAGCGCGATCAGCAGGACGCAAACACAATTATCCGCTATCTGTCGAAAAGAAGCCCATTCGACTCAGAGTCATCCCTGCGCAACATTGCGACTGGTGTCGTAGCAGACGACCGCGTTAATTGTGACAAGTCACAAGCAGAGGGGAAGAAAATACTGGATTCGCTTACTGGAAAGAATGCACATGAGTACACTTTTCGCAAGAAAGATCAAGTGGTTACTCTAGCATGCAAGACTGCCGTGCGATTGAATGATGGTGATGTACAAGTCGACCCACAGCTTATGTTTCAGAGACTTAGCATCGTGGCAACCACAGGAGAATTCGAAAGCCCTCAACAATTTTTTGAGTACGAGATGTGTAACTTCCCGGCATCCTTGTTTGACGCGTCCCTTCTCCCACTGAAAGCTAATAAACCAGTCTTAGCAGATGCCATTTGGTCCATGACAAAGGAGAGTCAAACAGCTAATGATCCAGGTGGAAGCGCGTACTTTGTGATTGATGGAGGAGCCTTGCTACATCGAGTAGTATGGCCGCGTGGAGTGACGTATAACGCCATTTGTTTGCTGTACATCCAGTACGTGCGGCGTAGATATCCTAGAGCCACTATTGTATTTGACGGCTATGACAATGGTCCCACCACCAAAGACTGCACCCACCAGCGAAGAGGACATGGATGTGGACCAGCTGTTTTGTTCGATCCTGACATGCTTGTTACTTTGAAGAAAGATGAGTTCCTCTCTAACCAGGTGAACAAGCAAAAGTTCATCAACCTCCTTTCTGAAAACCTCGAACACGCTGGTTATTCTACTCGTCACGCAAAAGGCGATGCTGATGTTATGATCGTAGACACCGCAATCACAAAAGCAAGAGATCAAACGACTGTCCTGATTGGCGAGGACACAGACTTGCTAGTGCTGTTACTGTATCACGCCGAAATGGATGCCAAAGAGCTGTTCTTCAGACCAGAGCCACGCCAGCGAGATATGACCGTGCGGAAGCTATGGGATATAAAGAAAACCAAGACTGTGCTAGGTCGTAACGTCACTTCAAGTATTTTGTTTGTTCACGCATTACTGGGATGCGATACCACCTCGAGAGTTCATGGCATTGGGAAGGGTATTGCACTGAAGAAGGCTAAGATTAACGCACAATTCCGTCAACTGGCAGGTGTCTTTAATCGCTCGGATTCTTCAAGGGAGGACGTTATCGAGGCCGGGGAGAAGGCTTTGCTGTCCGTATTCAATGCTGCTTCTACTGAAAGCCTTAATTCTCTGCGCTATATTAAGTACTGCCAAAAAGTAGCCACAGGCAATGTATGCTTGCAACCAGAGAATCTGCCCCCAACATCTTCAGCAGCCAGCTTTCACAGCCTCAGAGTATACTTGCAAGTCCAGGAATGGAAACAGAATCAGCTGCGGCCACAGGACTGGGGTTGGAGGCTTTCCGATGGGCGCCTCCTTCCAATTCTCACCGATCGCCCACCGGCACACCAGTCATTGTTGGAAATGATCCGCTGTAATTGCAGGACAGATTGCAAAACACAGCGATGTTCCTGTAAAAAACACGGACTCGAATGCTCGTCTGCTTGTGGAGTGTGCAAAGGTGAAAGCTGCCTCAACTCAAGTGCACCAGATCTCAATTTGGGACTAGATGACGCTGAAGCGCAATAA